A window of Chloracidobacterium sp. N contains these coding sequences:
- a CDS encoding 2Fe-2S iron-sulfur cluster-binding protein encodes MPDTASQFIEFLRRHDDEAWAAIVASLLPDVHPVDQNALRVWFAFYPVKLFRMLTEDEARARQDCLLNGRYRLADHIHTSHWFFYGHRFWPKVQKAMLTDLRTPPRTTLENYIRQAARRTGLDPGLALGITAVAYATLQQVGEEAFSTPPPPMDVPPLEPELIVAERRRPEPRTLWDMLLRSEINQTYTIRFDEQNPAAKFQAISGQPLTMAAGQMPNAASYKEKDPRCVAGPIPTECQTGACGTCWIGVLSGAENLSAITPFEVTRLKKIGYPYDGTAHPVIRLACKTVCEGKASIVIPPWNGVLANWDHPPVRG; translated from the coding sequence ATGCCAGATACTGCCAGTCAGTTTATTGAGTTTCTGCGCCGCCACGACGACGAAGCCTGGGCGGCGATTGTTGCCAGCCTTCTGCCCGATGTGCATCCCGTTGACCAGAACGCGCTCCGGGTGTGGTTTGCTTTTTACCCGGTCAAGCTGTTTCGCATGCTGACCGAAGATGAAGCGCGCGCCCGGCAGGACTGCCTGCTCAACGGACGCTACCGCCTCGCCGACCATATCCACACCTCGCACTGGTTTTTCTATGGGCACCGTTTCTGGCCGAAAGTCCAGAAAGCCATGTTGACCGACCTCCGCACCCCGCCCCGGACAACGCTGGAAAACTACATTCGCCAGGCGGCGCGGCGCACCGGACTCGATCCGGGACTGGCACTGGGCATTACGGCGGTGGCTTACGCCACCCTGCAACAGGTCGGCGAGGAAGCCTTCTCGACGCCCCCGCCGCCAATGGATGTGCCGCCGCTGGAGCCGGAGTTGATTGTTGCCGAGCGTCGGCGGCCGGAGCCACGTACCCTGTGGGACATGCTCCTGCGCAGTGAAATCAACCAGACCTACACGATTCGCTTTGATGAACAGAACCCGGCAGCGAAGTTTCAGGCCATCTCCGGCCAGCCGCTGACCATGGCCGCCGGACAGATGCCCAATGCGGCGTCGTACAAGGAAAAGGACCCACGCTGTGTCGCGGGACCGATTCCTACGGAATGCCAGACCGGGGCCTGTGGCACGTGCTGGATTGGTGTACTGAGCGGCGCTGAAAACCTCAGTGCGATTACGCCCTTTGAAGTCACGCGCCTGAAAAAAATCGGCTATCCGTACGATGGGACAGCGCACCCGGTCATCCGCCTGGCGTGCAAGACGGTCTGTGAAGGCAAGGCTTCGATTGTCATTCCACCGTGGAATGGCGTTCTGGCCAACTGGGACCACCCACCGGTTCGGGGCTAG
- a CDS encoding class I SAM-dependent methyltransferase yields the protein MKQAIKAFIKRLPFIRDLIQQVKNQGAFPAGHYYSPIPSKEEVLHYVQTRGTPKNELPGINLNEDEQLELLKEYISFYPDISFPEEQKSTHRYYYNNQWFSYSDAIFLHCFLRRYTPKRIIEVGCGFSSALILDTIEKFSFYKPEVTFIEPYPDRLLSLLREGDIERFRLIEKKVQSVQPDVFRALESGDLLFIDSSHVVKCGSDLQFLIFEVLPYLKPGVFVHFHDIAYPFEYPSEWLLEGRYWNENYFLRAFLSYNSEWSIHFFTTYVYFRFGDLIREKMPLCTKNPGGSLYIQREQRA from the coding sequence ATGAAGCAAGCAATCAAGGCTTTCATCAAGAGGCTCCCATTCATCAGAGACCTCATTCAACAGGTGAAAAACCAGGGGGCCTTTCCGGCGGGACACTACTATTCTCCCATTCCTTCAAAAGAGGAGGTTCTTCACTATGTACAGACAAGAGGTACACCAAAGAATGAACTGCCCGGTATTAATCTCAATGAGGATGAGCAGCTTGAGTTGCTCAAAGAATACATAAGTTTTTATCCAGACATATCCTTCCCGGAAGAGCAAAAGTCAACTCACAGATACTATTACAACAATCAATGGTTCAGTTACTCTGATGCTATTTTTCTCCACTGCTTTCTAAGAAGATACACACCAAAGAGAATCATCGAGGTCGGTTGCGGATTTTCATCCGCCTTGATACTGGACACAATTGAAAAATTCTCTTTCTACAAGCCCGAAGTTACTTTCATTGAGCCGTACCCTGATAGACTCTTAAGCTTACTCAGAGAAGGTGATATAGAACGATTCAGGTTAATTGAAAAAAAGGTTCAGTCAGTTCAGCCTGATGTTTTCAGAGCACTTGAGTCAGGCGACCTCTTGTTCATTGACTCGAGCCATGTTGTAAAGTGCGGAAGTGATTTGCAGTTTCTCATTTTTGAAGTTTTGCCGTATCTTAAACCTGGAGTTTTTGTTCACTTCCACGATATTGCCTATCCGTTTGAATACCCTTCTGAATGGCTGCTTGAAGGCCGATACTGGAATGAAAATTACTTCCTGCGAGCATTCCTGTCATACAACTCAGAGTGGAGTATCCATTTTTTCACTACCTATGTTTACTTTAGGTTCGGCGACCTGATTAGGGAGAAAATGCCTTTGTGTACCAAGAACCCAGGCGGCAGCTTGTATATTCAGCGTGAGCAAAGAGCCTGA
- a CDS encoding HEAT repeat domain-containing protein, translated as MAAPGNPFVSMAARPSEQTRGLCPALAMYLSCVNCPFVAACPYKTRLGDFGAEAAAQENEARDRAQRLMTVLCNEGAPDAQRQQAADEAAAWLEADTGLLPHVRGALAIALGDYGDVRAFEPLVATLGDLRLGEQQSFLREDAALTLGDMNDARACEPLTHCLTDWRPGVRFACAVALGRLGLPEAVPALKSLRDIRIGDDFGQLNEQVHEMCLHALALLGEADVREPLEQLLTAERRVALSRAEIVFALGELGDAASVPALEALYAGEIGEGLRHYTAIALGRLGRDMREVVHPLLAAEDEDLAFHAARALAVLGDERAVEPLVLRGLTCRRGYIRRLSVQALRPFLGQPAVQAALEAYAEQEPVPSLRQRLALGA; from the coding sequence ATGGCGGCTCCCGGTAATCCCTTTGTGTCCATGGCGGCGCGTCCCAGTGAGCAGACCCGTGGGTTGTGCCCGGCGCTGGCAATGTACTTGTCCTGTGTCAACTGTCCGTTTGTGGCGGCCTGTCCCTACAAAACCCGGCTGGGCGATTTTGGGGCGGAGGCAGCCGCTCAGGAAAATGAGGCCCGTGACCGGGCACAACGGCTCATGACGGTGCTGTGTAACGAAGGTGCGCCGGATGCCCAGCGGCAGCAGGCGGCCGATGAAGCGGCGGCCTGGCTGGAGGCGGACACCGGGCTGTTGCCCCACGTCCGGGGGGCGCTGGCCATTGCCCTGGGGGACTACGGCGACGTACGCGCCTTCGAGCCGCTGGTGGCCACGCTGGGCGATCTGCGGCTGGGTGAGCAGCAGTCTTTCCTGCGCGAAGATGCGGCTTTGACGCTGGGCGATATGAATGACGCGCGGGCCTGCGAACCTTTGACCCACTGCCTGACGGACTGGCGGCCGGGGGTGCGTTTTGCCTGCGCTGTTGCGCTGGGGCGGCTCGGTCTGCCGGAGGCGGTTCCGGCTTTGAAGTCCCTGCGGGATATTCGCATCGGTGATGATTTTGGGCAGCTCAACGAGCAGGTGCATGAAATGTGCCTGCACGCGCTGGCACTGCTGGGTGAAGCCGATGTACGCGAGCCGTTGGAGCAGCTTCTGACGGCGGAACGGCGGGTGGCGCTGTCACGCGCTGAAATCGTCTTTGCTCTGGGCGAGTTGGGTGACGCGGCGAGTGTGCCGGCGCTCGAAGCCCTTTATGCGGGTGAGATTGGCGAGGGATTGCGCCACTACACGGCGATTGCCCTGGGCCGGCTTGGCCGGGACATGCGCGAGGTGGTGCATCCCCTGCTGGCGGCGGAGGATGAGGACCTGGCGTTTCATGCGGCGCGGGCCTTGGCCGTGCTGGGGGATGAACGGGCTGTCGAGCCGCTGGTACTGCGCGGGTTGACCTGCCGCCGTGGGTACATCCGCCGGTTGTCAGTTCAGGCGCTTCGTCCATTTCTGGGGCAACCGGCAGTGCAGGCGGCGCTGGAAGCCTACGCCGAGCAGGAGCCGGTACCGAGCCTGCGCCAACGGCTGGCACTGGGCGCATAG
- a CDS encoding sigma-54 dependent transcriptional regulator has protein sequence MPDRVPSILIVDDELSMRELLDHVFRRAGYRTFVAGNGAQALEALRGTVFDIVLSDVRMPRLSGTELLHECRQISPDTVVILMTAHGTVEQAREAFKLGADDFIQKPFDIDELKLIVKNALEKSLLRREVALLKRELGDRTRLENIIGRSRPMQEVLRLIQTIAGTNSTVLITGESGTGKELVARGIHACSPRSERPFVSINCGAFTETLLESELFGYMKGAFTGATTNKKGLFEAADGGTLFLDEIGEMSLGMQVKLLRALQERSIRRVGGTEEIPVDVRVVAATNRDLSQMVEAGTFRKDLYFRVNVIPINVPPLRERREDIRELALHFLKKYGQNRTPPVTAIAETTLKYLENYSFPGNVRELENIIERAVALEPTHEIQPERLPETVLRYDPARTASVFDLPEQGIHLENFLMEIEKSYILQALQRTRGNQTKAAELLRMSVRSLRHLLDKHKIRHTASMFRESGAFRTGDASDAP, from the coding sequence ATGCCTGATCGTGTGCCGTCAATTCTCATCGTGGATGATGAGTTGAGTATGCGTGAGCTGCTCGACCATGTGTTTCGGCGGGCTGGCTACCGCACCTTCGTTGCCGGAAACGGGGCGCAGGCCCTGGAGGCCCTGCGAGGGACCGTGTTTGACATCGTGCTGTCCGATGTCAGGATGCCGCGTCTTTCCGGCACTGAACTGCTGCACGAATGCCGCCAGATCTCACCCGATACGGTGGTCATTCTCATGACGGCCCATGGCACGGTCGAGCAGGCGCGCGAAGCCTTCAAACTCGGCGCGGACGACTTCATCCAGAAGCCGTTCGACATTGACGAACTCAAGCTCATCGTCAAGAACGCGCTGGAAAAAAGCCTGCTGCGCCGGGAAGTGGCCCTGCTCAAGCGCGAGTTGGGGGACCGCACGCGGCTGGAGAACATCATCGGGCGTAGCCGCCCCATGCAGGAAGTGTTGCGCCTCATCCAGACCATTGCCGGTACGAACAGCACGGTACTCATCACGGGTGAATCCGGCACCGGCAAGGAACTCGTCGCCCGTGGCATCCATGCCTGTAGCCCGCGCAGCGAACGCCCCTTTGTTTCCATCAACTGCGGCGCGTTCACGGAAACCCTCCTCGAATCGGAACTCTTTGGCTACATGAAGGGTGCCTTCACTGGTGCCACCACGAACAAAAAAGGACTGTTCGAGGCCGCTGACGGCGGCACGCTGTTTCTCGATGAAATCGGCGAAATGAGCCTGGGGATGCAGGTCAAGCTGTTGCGCGCCCTCCAGGAACGCTCGATACGGCGGGTGGGCGGTACGGAAGAAATCCCGGTGGATGTGCGGGTCGTTGCCGCCACCAACCGTGATCTTTCCCAGATGGTCGAAGCCGGAACTTTCCGCAAAGACCTGTACTTCCGGGTCAACGTCATTCCCATCAACGTTCCACCGCTGCGCGAACGGCGGGAGGACATCCGCGAGCTGGCGCTGCACTTCCTCAAAAAGTACGGACAAAACCGCACCCCGCCGGTGACAGCCATTGCCGAAACGACGCTCAAGTACCTTGAAAACTACTCGTTTCCGGGAAACGTCCGGGAATTGGAAAACATCATCGAGCGGGCCGTGGCCCTGGAGCCAACCCACGAAATCCAGCCGGAGCGCCTGCCGGAAACCGTGCTGCGCTACGACCCGGCGCGGACGGCTTCCGTCTTCGATCTGCCGGAGCAGGGCATTCATCTCGAAAACTTCCTGATGGAAATTGAAAAATCCTATATTTTGCAGGCCCTGCAGCGGACGCGGGGCAATCAGACCAAGGCGGCGGAGCTGCTTCGCATGTCGGTGCGCAGCCTGCGCCACCTGCTCGACAAGCACAAAATTCGCCACACGGCGAGTATGTTCCGTGAAAGTGGGGCCTTTCGTACAGGCGACGCCTCGGATGCCCCATAA
- the recA gene encoding recombinase RecA, with protein sequence MTDTRQERNKAIDAAIASLEKQFGKGVVMRLGERQAIEVPAISTTCLSLDAAIGIGGVPRGRIVEIYGPESGGKTTLALHVAAEAQRTGGQVAFIDAEHALDPGYAAKLGVDIENLFVSQPDSGEQALEIAEALVRSAAFDLVVVDSVAALVPKAELDGDMGDSLPGLQARLMSQALRKLTAVANRTNTCLIFINQIREKIGVMWGSPETTTGGRALKFYASVRIDIRRTASIKDGEEVIGSRTKAKIAKNKLAPPFKEVEFDIIYGKGISREGDLLDLGVEHKLVEKSGAWFSIKGGERLGQGRENAKQALAANPALREQLERELRAILMPNRVAATAPEATAKAKGASE encoded by the coding sequence ATGACGGACACACGACAGGAACGCAACAAAGCCATTGATGCCGCCATCGCCAGCCTTGAAAAGCAGTTTGGCAAGGGTGTCGTGATGCGCCTGGGCGAGCGGCAGGCCATCGAGGTGCCGGCCATTTCCACGACCTGCCTGAGCCTCGATGCGGCCATCGGCATTGGCGGTGTGCCCCGGGGGCGGATCGTCGAAATCTACGGGCCGGAATCCGGTGGCAAAACGACGCTGGCCCTGCACGTCGCCGCCGAAGCCCAGCGCACCGGCGGACAGGTGGCCTTCATTGATGCCGAACACGCGCTCGATCCGGGCTATGCCGCCAAACTCGGCGTGGATATTGAAAACCTCTTTGTCTCGCAGCCGGATAGTGGCGAGCAGGCGCTGGAAATTGCGGAAGCCCTCGTCCGCTCGGCAGCGTTCGATCTCGTGGTCGTGGACTCCGTGGCGGCACTCGTTCCCAAAGCCGAACTCGATGGCGACATGGGCGACTCCCTGCCGGGCCTCCAGGCGCGGCTGATGTCCCAGGCCCTGCGCAAGCTGACCGCCGTCGCCAACCGCACGAACACCTGCCTGATTTTCATCAACCAGATTCGGGAAAAAATCGGCGTGATGTGGGGCTCGCCGGAAACGACGACCGGCGGCCGGGCGCTCAAGTTCTACGCCTCGGTACGGATTGACATCCGCCGCACGGCCTCGATCAAGGACGGCGAGGAAGTCATCGGCAGCCGCACCAAAGCCAAAATTGCCAAAAACAAACTGGCCCCGCCGTTCAAGGAAGTCGAATTCGACATCATCTACGGCAAGGGCATTTCCCGTGAAGGCGACCTGCTCGATCTCGGCGTGGAGCACAAGCTCGTCGAGAAAAGCGGCGCCTGGTTTTCCATCAAAGGCGGCGAACGCCTAGGACAGGGGCGCGAAAATGCCAAGCAGGCGCTGGCCGCCAATCCGGCGTTGCGCGAGCAGCTTGAACGGGAACTGCGCGCCATTCTCATGCCCAACCGCGTTGCGGCAACCGCGCCGGAAGCCACGGCCAAAGCCAAGGGGGCTTCCGAGTAA
- a CDS encoding PP2C family protein-serine/threonine phosphatase: protein MPASTSQLPFPPIGVLAIAALIGLFLGLLLTSQAIPEPVLLNGLDREANARLAYDLFNRQTGQTPPRSMTLRVLHLDQVALTTLRQRRPEANLQRLVAQYHLPVVIDYVVWLRPNGSLAAQVGLSNSGELISYLNGDVPVSTAELPAADVAIARARAFLDSSTSLGLFWLGPPQVEHVPGQPETEVRWQQPLPELPELTRVVLVRLRGETVWYFQHRLQPTTSGWARPFDSKIIYLLLGLPLQTILLIAAVVYLLKASRRHVILWRVPTVAAVVVGVDWFFVLAPSLPYSIGTALFENPVAGSAPARLAIMTQGSQFVLGGLAGYIISSLVTILLSMAVVWVVCAALLHIEYDTQRPRTEIFRAILLLRRVPYTTILQRGLIGGGVGWFLLGLTGLVQWLLADLFPVAGNINDNLRLLLDAWSPGLLMVGTLVGNTFDLGLVLVAFTWVAVRDWLRWPQWLALAIIALLGSVGWRDSLTPVLPSALEQPWLFLHQAVLALILVATFERFGLWGTLCALWVYQTTSLAIVAATLPMLGISPWVPTLLVGLPFAATALAWRPPESERDRQPIPLDHFLEEQRHARQLALATQIQMSFLPPEPPRLKDWDIAAMSVPAREVGGDFYDFFLGPDGKLGIFVGDVSGKSVSGAVFTAVALTAFRSEAEENELGCAAMLTRLNELLYPDMKRVRMFVAAVYAQLDLATGSFTVANAGFPVVGRWHYASRERPYVELLDVRGLPLGSLRRATYDEYQGGQLYIEGQEFLVLASDGIIEALNEYGSPYGYEALRDLIDDFMEQKADQQSAHDLCTAIISDVRRHMGEAEQADDMTVVVVRRGNPHAQQSRPATTQRTAAQRTARETAKTRLTG from the coding sequence ATGCCTGCTTCGACCAGCCAGTTGCCTTTTCCACCGATTGGGGTGCTTGCCATAGCAGCGCTGATTGGTCTTTTTCTGGGCCTCCTGCTGACCAGCCAGGCCATCCCGGAACCGGTGCTGCTCAACGGGCTGGACCGTGAGGCCAATGCCCGCCTGGCCTACGACCTCTTCAACCGGCAGACGGGACAAACTCCTCCGCGCAGCATGACGCTTCGCGTCCTCCACCTTGACCAGGTCGCGCTCACAACCCTTCGCCAGCGCCGGCCGGAAGCCAATCTCCAACGCCTGGTCGCCCAGTACCACCTTCCAGTGGTGATTGACTATGTGGTGTGGCTGCGTCCTAATGGAAGCCTGGCAGCCCAGGTGGGGCTTTCCAACAGCGGGGAACTCATCAGCTATCTCAACGGCGATGTGCCGGTTTCCACCGCCGAACTGCCGGCAGCGGATGTCGCCATCGCACGGGCGCGGGCGTTTCTCGACAGCAGCACCAGCCTCGGACTGTTCTGGCTGGGCCCACCCCAGGTCGAACATGTCCCCGGCCAACCGGAGACGGAAGTGCGGTGGCAGCAACCGCTCCCGGAGTTGCCCGAACTGACGCGCGTGGTGCTCGTCCGGCTGCGCGGTGAAACCGTGTGGTATTTTCAACACCGCCTTCAGCCCACCACGAGCGGCTGGGCCCGCCCCTTCGATTCAAAAATCATCTATCTCCTCCTTGGGCTGCCGCTTCAGACGATCCTGCTCATCGCTGCCGTCGTCTATCTGCTGAAAGCCTCCCGCCGGCACGTCATCCTCTGGCGTGTTCCGACGGTGGCGGCCGTCGTGGTGGGGGTGGACTGGTTCTTTGTTCTCGCTCCATCGCTGCCCTATTCCATCGGCACGGCCCTGTTTGAAAACCCGGTCGCCGGCAGCGCTCCGGCCCGGCTGGCCATCATGACGCAAGGTTCGCAGTTTGTACTTGGGGGGCTGGCCGGCTACATCATCTCCAGCCTGGTGACGATCCTGTTGAGCATGGCTGTGGTCTGGGTGGTTTGCGCCGCCCTGCTGCACATCGAGTACGACACCCAGCGCCCGCGTACGGAAATCTTCCGCGCCATCCTGCTCCTGCGCCGTGTGCCATACACGACCATTCTCCAGCGTGGACTCATCGGCGGCGGGGTAGGCTGGTTTTTGCTGGGCCTGACGGGTCTCGTGCAGTGGTTGCTGGCTGACCTGTTTCCGGTTGCCGGAAACATCAACGACAATCTTCGGCTGCTGCTTGATGCCTGGTCACCAGGCCTGCTGATGGTAGGGACGCTGGTGGGCAATACCTTCGATCTGGGGCTGGTGCTGGTGGCTTTTACCTGGGTCGCCGTCAGGGACTGGCTGCGCTGGCCACAGTGGCTGGCCCTGGCCATCATCGCCCTTCTGGGCAGCGTGGGGTGGCGCGACTCGCTGACCCCCGTCCTGCCATCGGCGCTGGAGCAGCCCTGGCTTTTCCTGCACCAGGCCGTATTGGCGCTCATCCTGGTTGCGACGTTCGAGCGGTTTGGCCTGTGGGGGACACTCTGCGCCTTGTGGGTGTATCAGACAACAAGCCTGGCGATTGTTGCGGCCACTTTGCCGATGCTGGGAATCTCGCCCTGGGTTCCCACCCTGCTGGTGGGACTGCCCTTTGCGGCCACCGCCCTCGCTTGGCGCCCACCCGAAAGTGAGCGCGACCGACAACCCATCCCACTTGACCACTTCCTTGAGGAGCAGCGGCACGCGCGGCAGCTTGCCCTGGCGACCCAGATTCAAATGTCATTTCTTCCACCCGAACCCCCGCGGCTCAAAGACTGGGACATCGCCGCCATGAGCGTACCGGCGCGCGAAGTTGGCGGCGACTTCTACGACTTTTTCCTTGGGCCGGACGGCAAGCTGGGTATCTTTGTCGGCGATGTATCCGGCAAAAGTGTCTCCGGTGCCGTGTTTACCGCCGTGGCGCTTACCGCCTTTCGGAGCGAGGCGGAAGAAAACGAGCTGGGCTGCGCCGCCATGCTCACGCGGCTCAACGAGCTGCTCTACCCGGATATGAAGCGCGTCCGCATGTTTGTAGCGGCAGTTTATGCGCAGCTCGATCTGGCCACCGGCAGCTTCACGGTCGCCAACGCCGGCTTTCCCGTAGTGGGGCGCTGGCACTATGCCAGCCGCGAGCGTCCTTACGTCGAATTACTTGACGTTCGTGGACTCCCCTTGGGGAGCCTGCGCCGGGCAACCTACGATGAATACCAGGGTGGGCAGCTCTACATCGAAGGGCAGGAGTTTCTTGTGCTCGCCAGCGATGGGATCATCGAAGCCCTGAACGAATACGGGTCTCCCTATGGCTACGAGGCGCTGCGGGATTTGATTGACGACTTCATGGAGCAGAAGGCTGACCAGCAGAGCGCCCACGACCTGTGCACAGCTATCATCTCGGATGTCCGGCGGCACATGGGCGAAGCCGAACAGGCAGACGACATGACAGTGGTCGTCGTCCGTCGGGGCAATCCCCACGCACAGCAGTCACGGCCGGCGACCACCCAGCGGACTGCCGCACAACGGACAGCACGAGAAACAGCCAAAACCCGCTTGACCGGGTAG
- a CDS encoding FAD-dependent oxidoreductase translates to MKKIVIAGGGLAGLAAAYDMVEAGCQVELFESRPVLGGKVSSWKDADGDWIESGLHVFFGCYEELFKLMRAVGADSYLRWKAPVCHFTLPEGVTYDIVSWRGLPFPLHLLPNLVTASQFSLGEKLAYGRALLPVLFGDSRYADAQDELSYADWHRQQGVGNNLLGGMLLPQTLALKFLPPEELSAQVVLNVFRLFLRRDDGFQVAFLEGSPEECLVQPLVQAITRAGGHVHTGRKVTRIELDATGHVRGFVVDGTLHTGDAYLCALPVHQMNRLIPAAWRAQYPYFDHLRHFVGVPVMNVQLWLDGRLTERDNLLFGGAGLTPVYADMRLTTPRYAPASGNTLLEAVVAPARELMALSDAEVVAAVWERMKSYYPTVAPRLNIVKSSVVRIPQSVYHPKPGLERYRPTQASPVPNFFLAGGFTRGHRFFDSMEGAVASGRLAAKAMLAYVQTGRAAAA, encoded by the coding sequence ATGAAAAAAATCGTCATTGCGGGCGGCGGTCTGGCCGGTCTCGCGGCCGCTTACGATATGGTTGAGGCCGGCTGCCAGGTCGAACTCTTCGAGTCGCGCCCGGTGCTGGGCGGCAAAGTGTCGTCCTGGAAAGATGCCGACGGTGACTGGATTGAGTCCGGGTTGCACGTTTTTTTCGGCTGCTACGAAGAGTTGTTCAAGCTCATGCGCGCCGTCGGAGCCGATAGCTATCTCCGGTGGAAAGCACCGGTGTGCCATTTCACCCTGCCGGAAGGCGTCACTTACGACATCGTTTCCTGGCGTGGTTTGCCCTTTCCGCTCCACCTGCTGCCGAATCTCGTCACGGCCAGTCAGTTTTCGCTGGGCGAAAAACTCGCCTACGGACGCGCCCTGCTGCCGGTTCTGTTTGGGGACAGCCGCTATGCCGACGCCCAGGATGAACTCAGCTATGCCGACTGGCATCGGCAGCAAGGGGTGGGGAACAACCTGCTGGGTGGGATGCTTCTGCCGCAGACGCTGGCACTGAAGTTCCTGCCACCGGAAGAGCTTTCGGCACAGGTCGTCCTGAACGTGTTTCGGCTGTTTCTCCGCCGTGACGATGGCTTTCAGGTCGCCTTCCTCGAAGGTTCGCCGGAGGAGTGCCTTGTGCAGCCGCTGGTTCAGGCGATTACGCGTGCTGGCGGGCACGTTCACACCGGGCGCAAGGTCACGCGGATTGAGCTGGACGCCACCGGGCACGTCCGTGGTTTCGTGGTGGACGGGACGCTGCACACGGGCGATGCGTATCTGTGCGCCCTGCCGGTACATCAGATGAACCGGCTCATTCCGGCCGCCTGGCGGGCGCAGTATCCGTACTTCGATCACCTGCGGCATTTCGTCGGCGTGCCGGTGATGAATGTCCAGCTTTGGCTCGACGGACGCCTGACCGAACGGGACAACCTGCTCTTTGGCGGCGCGGGACTGACGCCGGTCTATGCCGACATGCGCCTGACGACGCCGCGCTATGCCCCGGCCAGCGGCAACACCCTGCTTGAAGCCGTGGTGGCGCCGGCGCGCGAACTGATGGCCTTGAGCGATGCCGAAGTCGTGGCGGCCGTGTGGGAGCGGATGAAATCGTACTACCCGACAGTCGCGCCGCGCCTCAACATCGTGAAGTCCTCCGTGGTGCGGATTCCCCAGTCGGTCTATCACCCCAAGCCGGGGCTGGAGCGATACCGTCCCACGCAGGCTTCGCCGGTGCCCAACTTCTTTCTGGCGGGCGGCTTTACCCGTGGACACCGCTTCTTTGACAGCATGGAAGGTGCCGTGGCCAGCGGCCGGCTGGCGGCCAAGGCCATGCTGGCCTATGTGCAGACTGGTCGGGCAGCCGCAGCGTGA
- a CDS encoding TIGR01777 family oxidoreductase — protein MRKLFITGASGFVGQALLPALKLEGYDVVAVSRKVRDTASGVRWVLGDPVTVDDWQKEVDGAFGLINLAGEPIIGKRWTPEQKKALRDSRVVTTQNLVTAIAQARQKPSVLVSASAIGLYPKNEETELDEASRPADDFLGKLCQEWEDAAKVAEVHGVRTVLLRIGVVLGRNGGALERMLPVFRWGLGGPLGSGNQWFSWVHLADVVGLILWALASGQVQGPVNAVAPNPVRMKDFASTLGKVLNRPAFLPAPSFALNLVLGESAQVVLDGQRVLPKAALQQGYTFRFPELEAALRDLTT, from the coding sequence ATGAGAAAGCTTTTCATTACCGGAGCAAGTGGTTTTGTCGGACAGGCGCTGTTGCCGGCGCTCAAGCTGGAAGGGTATGACGTTGTGGCGGTGTCGCGCAAAGTACGCGATACCGCCAGTGGTGTCCGGTGGGTACTCGGCGACCCGGTAACGGTGGATGACTGGCAAAAGGAAGTGGATGGCGCTTTTGGCCTCATCAATCTGGCCGGAGAACCCATCATCGGAAAACGGTGGACACCGGAGCAGAAAAAAGCCCTGCGCGACAGCCGCGTGGTGACGACCCAAAATCTGGTCACCGCCATTGCCCAGGCCAGGCAAAAGCCGTCGGTTCTGGTGTCGGCTTCGGCCATTGGGCTGTATCCCAAAAATGAGGAAACCGAACTCGATGAAGCCAGCCGCCCGGCCGACGACTTTCTGGGGAAGCTCTGCCAGGAGTGGGAAGATGCAGCCAAGGTCGCCGAGGTTCACGGTGTCCGTACAGTGCTGCTGCGGATTGGGGTCGTTCTGGGGCGCAATGGCGGCGCGCTGGAGCGGATGCTGCCCGTGTTCAGATGGGGATTGGGCGGGCCGTTGGGCAGCGGCAACCAGTGGTTTTCCTGGGTCCACCTTGCCGATGTGGTCGGCCTCATCCTGTGGGCGCTGGCGTCCGGGCAGGTGCAGGGACCGGTCAATGCCGTGGCGCCGAACCCGGTGCGGATGAAGGACTTTGCTTCAACGCTTGGAAAAGTTTTGAACCGTCCGGCCTTTCTGCCGGCGCCGTCCTTTGCCCTCAATCTCGTTCTCGGCGAATCGGCTCAGGTGGTACTCGATGGGCAGCGCGTTCTGCCCAAAGCCGCCCTGCAACAGGGCTACACCTTTCGTTTTCCAGAGCTGGAAGCTGCCCTGCGTGACCTGACGACCTGA